tttcttcaaaagctctgggaccccctacctctccactggatggttacaatttcgcgctagcgctcgtctgactcgcccaggccagtcagcgtcgctccgctggagattgtgacgcggcacagctctgtggcgttttccataggaaccccatctgtcggctcgacacaacgtcgagagaccgacagaaagggaacgtcttggttacggatgtaacctcagttccctgatggagggaacgagacgttgtgtccttcttgccacaacgctgatCGCCCGCCGTAGCGGTcaagggatgctcaggctcctcagaccaaaggtgaatgaatgcagcacgccgtctcccttttatacccggatatccaggggcggagtccggcatgcaaatttcattcgccaatttcattggccttttctaaactagtcagaagttgataggttctcaagagcgaacccccatctgtcggctcgacacaacgtctcgttccctccttcagggaactgaggttacatccgtaaccaagacgttttctatGTTAAATGTAGTGGTAGCCGGAAGATCCAAGGATTACTAAACTTTAGCAGGGGTCAAAGAGAGTTTTCAGTAGAATATTACCTCTAAAATGGAAACATATGTTTTTTTGTAGATGTAAAGGTCTTCAGGCGTGTCACAGATACCAAATGTTTAGAGGTACAGCCATGTATTGTTTATATGTTGTGTACTTTATTGTCAACATCTCAGGAAAATATTATAAAGCAATGTGATACTGTACGTATataatttttaacaaaaatattttctatgtCCTCTGCAAAGTGACATTAGGATTAAAACCTACTTTTGTCTGTCGTTCTAAACTTCTAAAAATAATTCTAAAAGAATCTAAAGCAGTATCAAAACCTGCTACTGCTGGTACTAATAAAGTGAGAGCTTTTTATTGCACatgctgaataaataaagagaATGCCTCTGAGAATGATTTAAACTCATGCACTGTGCATCCGATAATTCCCAGaaaatttaacaaataaatagtGAAGTGTGAGCCACATGTTTAGTGTTCCAAAGAAGCCGTTGTTTTacactaaaaaaacacacattccgGGGGTTATTCTCTTCAGAAATCTAAAACTCATATTCAAGCTTCAAACTAAAATAGAACTGACAAATTTGCTGCAAATCAAATGGCAGGAACCTCTTCTGCAAAGGACTGTTGTTTGAAGAGGTGTGACTTATCTGTCACATTCcaggtcaaactgagctcatgtgtaaaatgaacaaaaacgaAGAGCAGAATATATTTTTgatcacaaaaaatacattaaaattgtttttatgatgttgaTATTCTAATGTATGTAAAGTGGCAGTCCATTAGGCTATTATTATACACCATTCTGTATATGATAcagaataaaagaaaatgattaGGAAAAAACATTCAAGGACAGCAGCTGGGTCAGTTCCTCTTTTTATATAAGGTCACGTCCTAAGTTGTTCCCTATCATATGCCGGATAGAAGCTTTCAAGTGACTTGTTGTGAATAGGGTCAACAATAGGGTCAGAGTTTGAATGCCTAACATTCCTCTCCCTAATAGGCCTCACAAAAGATATACTTGTTGCAGCTGGATTTTATAAAGTGCTACTGGTCAGCAATGCAATTGCCAGTATTGTTATTCAGATTTTAATGCAGAGCTAGGTTTGAACTATACGGTATAatccatactgtatgtgtgatttagggctgtcacaatatcagattttcatgaCATTATTATCGCGGCCAAAGGAattcacaataacaatattatcacaagataaaataataaaataaaataataaaataaaatttaaaaggaaaataaactaaattaaattaaattaaacataaagTGGTTCTTGGTGCAATAgtatgtgtagtattaacatGATATCAATAATAATAGTTATTAATGTCACGGTCAACACCCCTAGTGTGATTTATCATTTGAAGCATGTGCACTTTGGACAAATTGAATAATCACAAATTGAATAATAAGACTagtagaataataataatgtttcagtgaataataataataatagagaataataataatgtttcagtgaaatatgaaataaataaagaaccTGACATGAACTGGCTTTACTGACCTGCATGCGATGTTTATCCTTCATCTTGAAATACCAACagtcatgcataaggcgtgggaaatggcCTATTGGGGAATTCacctgtgctgaaatagtgggattataacacctagtcctattaagcgaatctgaaaacatattttgttaatgtgtgatgttttaaactgtgCCTGACTTGAATCGTTTTGTAGAGCATTGGAAAGATGGAGTTGAGCCACTTGTATGATGCGGAAAAAGTGACAGTTTTTTGAGCAGTCGGGGATGGGGGAGAGTGAGGTGTGCCCTAATTTCTACCTGCCTGTCCAAGCCAGAAGTAAGTGATACCTTTCCCACGGGCTATCTACAATTCTCCTTCACAAACCTACACACACAATTGCACCAGTAGCGAACCCTCAGGGCCCTCTTTGATGACCTAAACTATCgtaaaaaagaatattaaaaaactttaaaatattattttcaataaaactcGGACGATTTTCCCTATtaaaaaccaaaaacacaaTGCCCCAAGAACATCTTATAGTTTAAATCATGGTCCGTGAGATCAATTTGACAAATCTgcatttgaaaaaaactttatatATCTGGTCAGGGACAACAAGCTAATATTCCCATGTATAAAAGCTGATGTCTCTTCCAATGGTTTTAACTTCAGTCGTACCCTGAGGGTCAAAATTAGTCTTTGTCCAGTTTTCAGGACAATGTCAGTCTGTGTCCATAACACAGTGTCCCTATTTTTCTAAGTCAAGTTTGATGTTAGGAGAATGTGGTAGGCTATAGTTACGAAACCCCACCAAGAGTCTTAGATACCActtagaaaacacacaaaagtgCATATCTTTGGCCTCCCATCACCTAagttttaaaccagcacaatgAAACACTTCTGCTTGTACACCTGCATATGGCTATGAACACAAtaagaacaaacaaatatttgCATGATGCAAAACGATTGAGTGTCACACTGACTCAACAGAGCATTCTAACCAGTTCATGAAAACAATCACTAGAATTAGCTTATCTATTAGGCCTAATTAactatattgtattataaaatagttacaatAGCCTAAATAGTTTTATCATTTGTTGAATGCGTTTTTTGAACTAATGTTTATTAATCCGtctgtctaaaaacacacatagGATCGTCTGTATATTGTGTATTACTGGACCCATAAGAGACAGCAGTGGGTTATTGCTCACCTGTTGAGGTAACGTGAGAAGCGCTCTGTCGGGATGATGAAGCGGCTTTCTCCGCCATGCGCTGCTGGACCTGCAGCTGGACGCGCTTCACTTTAGACAGTCGGTCTCTCGCCAGCTGGTCATCGGACGGGACCGCGTATGTAGTGACCGATGTGCTGGGCTGTAAGGCAGAGAAGAACAGGCCCTCAGTGGCCCCTACAGCACTCATCATTAAGGCACCAAAGTCGCTCCGAAAGTTGTATAATCCAAACTAGATATTTAATAAAGTGTCCGAAAGCTCCCGAAAACTCGTCCCCGACGGTAATGGtatttttctaaatgtattcGAAAAGCAACTGAAAGTAAATCTCACGTAGCGGATGTCATAGGAACAGGGTTTCGTACACTTGATCTGTGCAGGTCTGCGCAAGCGGTGTGTGTGAAGTACAGATACAGAGAGCGTGTAGACGGGGCGGGGCCTCCTCATTCACAATGCTCTCAGCACCGAGATATTTATGCACTGCTGTGCAACACAAGTGACGGTAAAGATATGGAGATTGTGTAAACTTCACTTTACCGTTTTCTTTAGTGTGAAACAGCGTCATCTAGCTTTGTTTGACTCATCTCACACTATACAAATGCACTATAAAGTACACAAGTCATTTCGTCTTTCGGTTTTAAAACGCGTTTGTTGATgtgacttaaaaaaataaactgaaattcaCGTGCTAACTTATTTTGAAGAGTTGAAGTAATGTCCAAGTAATGTAAAGatattgacaaaatgttttcatgctttcaccaagttttttttactataatGCCGAGctgactttaaaaaaaatacccTTTAAGTCTATATATTTGTGATTTTAGCACAAAACAGTTTCGAATAAACACATTTGTGAATGAAAAACAGAACAGTAGGCTATCACTCAATTTGCTCAAAAGTCCATCAGTGAACTTACCAATCCAGAACTCTTTCCTTTCATTGTTCTCTAGGTTCCGAGCGTCTTTTTCCTTTGGTACCTTTCCGTTGGTTTCAGGGAACACGGTCTTACAATATCCTTCTTTCAGTCCCCCTTTATTCTCTTTCTCCTCCGAGTCAAGCACGCACTACATAGGAGTAACTTAAAAAGAAGCACACACCCAAATTCTGACCTTGCATGATCCCTCCTCCCAGGGATTTAATCATAAATGAATATCACACGTGATATTCATAAAAGTTATTGCTGCTGCTGGGCTACAACATGAGCTAAAGAAGTTGGGGAAGTGAGGATTGCAAGCTGGTACACATGGTTAATGAGATAGCAGCTCTATTCAGTTTAGTTTGACTGGATGTTATTATTTTCTGTGTATAGAGAAGATTACTGCCTCGTGCATTATTGCATGAATCATCACGATTGATTGCTTTATCCACTTTCTGTTAGAAATGAGTGGCTCAAAGCTTTTGTTTGAAACAAAGGGGAGCATCGTTCAGTAAACCGCACCCATTCCAGTAACTCACTCTCAGTTTTAGTGTTGTGAGATATTGTACAGCGACCACCCTGGTTATTGTATTATGGTTATTTCATACGAACATCTCTTTGGTGTCTATATTCTGAGGTATTTTTTAGAGGAAAATGAGAATGATTGCAAATAAACCATTGTTTACAAGTTGGTCGTATGCTGATATGATATACTATCGTTAAACTGAATTTGCATTACAATGATATTTACCTTACTGCTAAATGCAtcattaaagagacagttcaaccaaaaaagaaaattctgtcatttactcaccctcgagttgttccaaacctctataaattactttgttctgctgaacacaaaggaagatatttggaagaatgttattaATCATCATTGAAAAATgcacaatattttttctacaatggtagtcaatgatgtcccggaactgaaaattgctaacattcttctaaatatctttctctgtgttcaacagaacaaagacatttatacagatgtggaacaacttgaagatgagtaaatgatgacagaattgtcattttagggtgaactatccctttaatatttatGAATGATTTAGGATTAAACATGCAAAAATTAATAAAACGAAAACGCAATatttgtaaaatacatttatttcctaaatatttgGGCAACAAACCAGAGCAAAATCTTGAACTGTTGAGTCAGGGCAGAGATTCAAATAACAGCTGTGAATTTCTGTCTCAAGTAAGTGTGAGATTATTTCAGCACGATTAAATTCAACAGTTATCTAACACTACTCGAGTGGTTTAACAGTTCACTTCATAAACAGCTCTTTTCGACTTCATAATGCTTATAGTTTCAGTATCATGCTTAACCTGTTAGAACCCTCAAAGCTTTACATGCTTCAACTGAAATCTCTGTGGAGGTTCTCTTCTTTTGACAAAGTACCAGAAAAGATATCACAATTAAAGGCATACGTTGTCTTTACATGGTCATTAGTATACTGTATAGCTGTACATGTTACAAGACACTTTGAAGCATATCCGCATAGGCAATAAGTGTTAACAGAGTTGCAAAATGCATGTAGTAAATCACAAATCTGATATGAATAAATCAGTGTTCGTATGAAGGGAGCTTTATATAAGTGTGGTCTAGAGAAAGAAGTGCATGATGGACATATACACATGAGGGGTCACCGGCTCTTAATGGTATTAGAATGCCATCTGGTGGTAGGGACGGGGTACTACAGCAACTATTATAGTGCTGGCAGTAAAACAGCAAATGTTTATCAATCTATTAACCCTCCTTACATTGGTATCAGTAGAGTCATAACACATTCCATTAGGGATGATTAGGATGATGTAATTGATTAAGGGATAGGGTGTTCCATTCATAAGGCTAAAAGGCATGTAGAAATCTAGTCCTGTCTATACTAGACAGTAAAAAGTGTCAGGACAGAAGAACTTCAGCGATGGGGCAGTGAATCTACATGTCCAACTCCTTTTGTGACAGGCATGCAAGATATTACGATACACTATAGTAGTTTCAGAGAGCATAAAGAGACTTTTGTGTGAAACACTGCAGCATTCATGTCATCTCATGTTATGAGAACTATAACAACCATTGATCAGCTTTCTTTTTGGTATCAAGACTAATGACTGGGCTTTACTGAATGGCACACTTTATAATAAGCAAACTTGCTCATCTACTTTTATTTAATCTTTGCATTCTCACTTCTAATAAGCTTTGTATTCTGACTTTCTCCTCACCTAGCTAACACTGTTTATTTAGTGGTTTCTCAGGAAGAAACGTGTTTGTAAAAACACCAGTCTCTGAGAGGAAAATGCACAGGAGTGTTCGATACAAGATTCATGCTGAAGAGCCATACAGGGCtgcaaatatatacagtttatacATGTACATACGAAAAGAATGAAAACAGTAACACAAGAAAACTACAAGCAAATAAATGTACCCATCCTTCATGTGATAACGTGAATGTGTGTAAAGTGTACTGCTAACGCTAGAGATTGCAACTAGTCACAGCTTAAACAATAACTGACTAGCTGTGGGTGAATCCACTGCGCTATTGGAATAAAAATGCACTACAAAATTGTTCTATGAGGGTTGAGGAACTGGACATAGTGACTAGATTAGAATATGATggtacatataaaacaaaataagagaTGGTAgatataaaactttttttttttttgctgaactTCATATCTTGCCCCTTCAATTTCAGTATACGGGGCTGTTCCTGATGCCGCAGCAGAGCACCATGCTGAAGATCATCTCAAAGATCTGAAGGAAAAAAGGGCATAATAAAGGTAAGTTATGGGGGTCTAagctaaaattataataaaacattaccTTTAGATTGATGCCCAACCATAATGAAACTACACTAAACACATTCACTCACCATGATAACAGCAACAACCAGGGCAGCAATGCCAATCAGATAGATCTTCTCAGAGAAAAGTTCTTTGATCTTGCTGTGACAGCCCTGGAAAAAAGAAGGATGGACTTTTTAGGCTCTAATTCTACAGtgccattaaataaaataaacatgctcTGTACTTTCAGTCTTTAGAATTCTACAGCATATACAGGAAAAAAGTTTCTCACCTCTGTTATTTTAACTCTTTCAGGACAGACATCTGTGgctagtttatttaatacagagTCGATGCCCCCTTTTCCACAGCAGCTAAGCTGAAACCCAGCAATGACACAAATTAAAGGTGCTCTTACAAAATACCTTTTAGGGTTTGGAGAATTATGCTCAAACATTGTTTAAACTGTTCCTAAATTAAGTGAGGACTACTTACAGTCTCATGAAAGACCTTCAACACAGCAGTGGCTCCCTGCTTTTGATCAGGATTTGTATATGAAACACCTCTGTCATGCACTGAGTCATAAAAAGTGATCAGATCTTTGGAGatctgaaaacaaaaacaatgtatCACAATTTTGTACCCAAGGAGGTGTTTTGGTATAAAGgagtatatacagtaagtatgGCTTGAAACTGAATGTATGTGTGAGAAACCCACTTTGTCTTTGTTCATAAATCCCCAGATACCAGCAGCGACCTCACAGGCAAACAGAATGACCAGACAGGCAAAGAACTGTAGAGGAAAAAACATGTGTATGGGCAAGAGTCAGTCAAACCACTGAGGTGAttataaatgaattataaacACTCATATGTAGATGGACTTTGGAGAGGTAGTATTAAATGTTGTTAGAAAACTATTAGAATAAACCAAAGCTATTTCTTTTGTGTAAGTGGTCTCAGGATGCGTTACTCACGGTTCCCAGAAGACACTGGGATTCTTGTATGGCCCCATAGCAACCAAGGAATCCAACAAACATCATTACAGCACCAACAGCAATCAAGATGTAGACACCTGCAAGAGATACAGCATAATGTATGTTAACAGAAATCCAAGATCCTCAAACAAAACTGGGACTTAATGCATAATGTTAACAGTAAGCAACCATGGAGCTTATAAAGAGTCTTAAAAAGTGAGCCATAAAGCTCAGCtgcttaaagagacagttcacccaaaaatgacaattctgtcatcatttactcacccttgagtccttacaaacctgtataaatttctttgttctgatgaacactgagaaatatatttggaaaaatgcttgtaaacagtttttggccaccattgactaccatattaggaaaaatgacaatggtagtcaaaagtgccccaggactgtttgctttcctacattcttcaaaatatcttcttttgtgttcaacagaacaaaaacatttgtaaagcattttttcctactatgtcagtcaatggcggccaagagctgtttggttacaggcattcttccaactatctttctctgtgtttatcagaacaaagaaatttatacagatggctggaatacactacaagatttttcaaatctgaacagatttttttaaaactagacaacataaacacactaactgatcaaatctgcagactggcacagactttctgcaacaagtccagactgaaaatctgtgCAAAATCTGTGCAAAAgccttgtagtgtattttagcctttatgagtaaatgaagacagaattttaatttttgggcgaactgttcctttaaacgcTGAATTAAAAAACCACATATTTTGAGGCTGCAGTACTTCATTGTGACCAACAGAAGTCACCGTGGGCTTATTTTCATCGAATGGGAGGAAAAGAAGAAAACTGCAAAACATTTGGAAGTACATAGTGCCCAAATTAACTTTCTGTTTCCATTCCCTCACTCACAGAAAAAAGAACTTCGGGTTAACAGAAAATGAGCCCTCTTATGTAACACTAGGTACATCTGTggatgtaaaaataaaacaaaatgtaagctgtgtgcatttaaaagcccaaaagaaaaatgaagtaaagaaagaaaggtttaacatttcatttttttacatttcttagtAACACTGAGTTACTTAGTAACTGGTGTAACCATAGCAACCCCAGGAGGCCCTAGGGCACATCCATGGTGTTTGCACGG
This region of Triplophysa rosa linkage group LG1, Trosa_1v2, whole genome shotgun sequence genomic DNA includes:
- the cd81a gene encoding CD81 molecule a, encoding MGVEGCTKCIKYMLFFFNFIFWLAGCVILGVSLWLRHDTKTSSLLELKFEDTEAPSTFYISVYILIAVGAVMMFVGFLGCYGAIQESQCLLGTFFACLVILFACEVAAGIWGFMNKDKISKDLITFYDSVHDRGVSYTNPDQKQGATAVLKVFHETLSCCGKGGIDSVLNKLATDVCPERVKITEGCHSKIKELFSEKIYLIGIAALVVAVIMIFEMIFSMVLCCGIRNSPVY